The following coding sequences lie in one Maribacter forsetii DSM 18668 genomic window:
- the sov gene encoding T9SS outer membrane translocon Sov/SprA — translation MKNGVTKFLKISFKGIFAFFMFLASITTVMAQETEEKEIDSVKTGYDLGRILIENPESIVSKYIYDPELDRYIYNESVGDFNIGYPIILTPDQYFKLIREEGIKSYFKEKSDAYSGKKEGSEEARKNLLPNFYVNNDFFSTIFGGNTIEIIPQGSVAMDLGVIWQKNDNPSLSPRNRTNLSFDFDQRISLSMLGQIGERLQVNANYDTEATFDFQNIVKLDYTPTEDDIIQSIEVGNVNMPLNSSLIQGAQSLFGVKTKLQFGKTSVTAVFSEQRSQNNTVVAQGGGTLNDFSLTALDYDENRHFFLAQYFRDNYDEALSSYPYIQSQVQITRIEVWITNRTQQTLNVRNVVAIQDLGESDITKTRVGQNNGSGSGFFNGPADLRPRNNANDYDPALILTNSGALNDNIREIATVESGFNAGSFTGGYSPNQGFDYAYLENARKLEQGRDFDFNTQLGYISLNQRLSNDEVLGVAYQYTFQGQVYQVGEFANGGIEATTVTQDVSTVIENNTLILKLLKSNITNITDPIWDLMMKNIYATGAYSLSQEDFKMNILYSDPTARNYITPIEEGPGSGWPEGLEETILLNVFNLDRLNVYNDIQPGGDGFFDFISGQTIDVQNGRIIFTTVEPFGESLYEKLQNGNSGQYDVTSGYNANQEQYVFRDMYALTKTAALQDPEKNKFLLKGSYKSEGSNGISIGAFNVPQGSVTVTANGRTLQEGIDYTVNYQSGTVQILDPSLEASNVPINISVENNAVFGQQTRRFTGVNVEHQFNEKFVLGGTLLNMNERPLTQKSTYGVESVNNTIFGLNTNFSTEVPFLTRMVNKLPNIDTDVPSNISVRAEMAALIPSSPKNADFEGETTTYLDDFEGAQALIDIRASLGWSLASMPLEYGNGDQPFGSSPEDANNLLNGYGRAKLSWYTIDPIFFTTQRPAEISDDDVSTNATRRVYIDEVFPETDVAQGQTQVQSTLDMVYYPNAKGPYNNNPDFDTEAPTEKWGGMMRSLSSTDFEQSNVEFVQFWVMDPYVDGIANGAGELVLNLGNISEDILRDGKKQYENGLPGVDSNDFVSPTSWGEVPATQSLVYAFDADENNRGLQDIGFDGLDDVREADVYTNNGGDDPALDNYGYYLNRDGSILDRYLDFNNPEGNSPVTVTNTDRGSTTLPDVEDVDRDLTMNTVNSYYEYRIAIKPNTTINDEYVTDIIEGTATGDIRIPNGDEVNYRWIQYKIPLSDFTDAIGGITDFRSISFMRMYMTGFNSPTILRFATLDLVRGDWRTYTNTLQDTNIDSDPSDDGTTLDVNTVNIEENSSRTPIPYVLPPGVVREQLNNNNTIIRQNEQSLSLTVSNLESEDSRGVFKNLNVDIRQYEKLKMFIHAEKIIDSDYADTSTPLVGFLRMGTDFTQNYYQIELPLEFTPFTAVADDEIWPENNEMNILLSDLTKVKSQWIADGDLTDVRFFEIENDEVIPVGEFDVRTPGRIRIGIKGNPSLGSIRTMMVGVKNQDILPARGEVWFNELRLAGLDNNGGWAAIAAVDGNIADFANFSATGSKSTSGFGSIDQMPNERAREDAVSYDVVTNVNVGQLLPKKWGIQLPFNYGISEQLITPEFDPVYDDLKLEDRIAAEDTQEGKDDVLEQAEDYTKRTSINLIGVRKDRGEEADANFYDIENFTFNYSYNETDHRDFEIAELKEQNVNTGFVYNHSFEPLEVAPFAKKDSLFNGKYWQWLKDLNLNLLPSNIGVTSNINRQFNAQRFRDVYTDGEDRIELPELQQRNYLFNWQYAINYNLTKSLRLNLTGSNNNIVRNYLNEDEPVESIDRIRNELGLWDGFFDVGEPNRHSQQMQLNYEVPFSKIPALDFISTQYSYTSNFDWQRGGDALFEVAGEYINTVQNANTHTLTSSLTMQKFYDLIGLKKREAPRASTTGPIRRDKSGALSEDQEKIKGKTSDLFNTVVDIVTMVKRVNFNYSENNGTVLPGYTQSVGFVGTTKPTIGFLFGSQSDVRYEAARNGWLTGFQEFNEQFIQRTNKQLNITATAQPTKDITIDLVADRQYSDSYQENFNVVDQEYNLQLGNNYGSFSISTMMIGTAFGKSDEFDSSTFQQFKDNRITIANRLISDRSQPVGDLDEDGFPQLYGKTQQDVLLPAFFAAYTGQDAERVNLDTFRDIPIPNWSIKYTGLMKSKWFKKKFKRFSLSHGYRASYSINSYQTNLEKVQLISDGQDAINAENLDILPDLILNNVVLTDQFNPLIRVDFEMKNSVSVLAEVRTDRALSLSFDNDLMTEINGKEYTVGLGYRFKDVKFVTNIGGNKTRLKGDLNLKADLTLRDNITIIRNLDINNNQITSGQNLMSLKFTADYALSKNLNALFFYDHSFSQFAVSTAFPQTTINTGFTIRYNFGN, via the coding sequence ATGACCCTGAACTTGATCGTTATATCTATAATGAGAGTGTGGGTGATTTTAATATTGGTTATCCTATAATTCTTACACCAGATCAATATTTTAAATTGATCAGGGAAGAAGGAATTAAATCTTACTTCAAGGAAAAATCCGATGCTTACTCAGGTAAAAAAGAAGGTAGTGAAGAAGCTCGTAAAAACTTACTTCCTAATTTTTATGTAAATAATGATTTCTTTTCTACCATTTTTGGTGGTAATACTATTGAGATAATTCCACAAGGATCTGTGGCAATGGATTTGGGTGTTATCTGGCAGAAAAACGATAATCCTTCTTTATCTCCTAGAAATAGAACAAACCTTTCTTTTGATTTTGATCAGCGTATAAGTCTTAGTATGTTGGGTCAAATTGGTGAGCGCCTACAGGTAAATGCCAATTATGATACAGAAGCAACCTTCGATTTTCAGAACATTGTTAAGTTAGATTACACACCAACTGAAGATGATATTATTCAATCTATAGAAGTTGGTAACGTAAACATGCCACTAAATAGTTCCTTAATTCAAGGAGCACAAAGTTTATTTGGTGTAAAAACGAAGTTACAATTTGGTAAAACTTCGGTTACCGCAGTTTTTTCTGAGCAGCGTTCGCAAAATAATACGGTAGTAGCACAAGGTGGTGGTACATTAAATGATTTCTCTCTAACGGCTTTGGATTATGATGAAAACAGACACTTTTTCTTAGCGCAATACTTTAGAGATAATTACGATGAAGCACTTTCTTCTTATCCTTATATACAAAGTCAAGTTCAGATTACGCGTATAGAGGTTTGGATTACAAACAGAACGCAGCAGACGTTAAATGTGCGTAATGTGGTGGCTATTCAGGATTTAGGTGAATCAGATATTACAAAGACCAGAGTAGGACAAAATAATGGTAGCGGTAGTGGTTTCTTTAATGGTCCTGCAGATTTAAGACCTAGAAACAACGCAAATGATTATGACCCGGCTTTAATACTTACTAATAGTGGTGCTTTAAATGATAATATTAGAGAAATTGCAACTGTAGAGAGTGGTTTTAATGCTGGTAGTTTTACCGGTGGATACTCTCCTAACCAAGGTTTTGATTATGCGTATTTAGAGAATGCAAGAAAATTGGAACAGGGTAGAGATTTCGATTTCAATACACAATTAGGGTATATCTCTTTAAACCAACGTTTAAGTAATGATGAGGTTTTAGGTGTTGCTTACCAATATACATTTCAAGGGCAAGTATACCAAGTAGGTGAATTTGCAAATGGTGGTATAGAGGCAACTACGGTTACTCAAGATGTTAGTACCGTTATAGAAAACAATACACTAATACTTAAACTTCTTAAAAGTAATATCACCAATATCACTGATCCTATTTGGGATTTAATGATGAAGAATATCTACGCTACTGGTGCGTATAGCTTAAGTCAAGAAGATTTTAAGATGAATATTTTATATTCTGATCCTACGGCAAGAAATTATATTACACCAATAGAAGAAGGTCCGGGTTCTGGTTGGCCAGAAGGATTAGAAGAGACTATTCTTTTAAATGTTTTTAATCTAGATAGGTTAAATGTGTATAATGATATTCAACCCGGTGGTGATGGTTTCTTTGATTTCATTAGTGGGCAAACCATAGATGTGCAGAATGGTCGTATCATCTTTACCACAGTAGAACCTTTTGGAGAGTCTTTGTACGAGAAACTACAAAATGGTAACAGCGGTCAATACGATGTCACTTCTGGGTATAATGCCAACCAAGAGCAGTATGTATTCAGAGATATGTATGCTTTAACAAAAACGGCGGCGCTACAAGATCCAGAAAAAAATAAGTTCTTATTAAAAGGTTCTTACAAATCAGAGGGTAGTAACGGTATTTCTATAGGAGCATTTAATGTGCCCCAAGGTTCTGTAACGGTAACGGCTAATGGTAGAACATTACAAGAGGGTATAGATTATACGGTAAATTATCAGTCTGGTACGGTACAAATTTTAGATCCTAGTTTAGAGGCTTCAAATGTGCCTATCAATATATCGGTAGAGAATAATGCGGTATTCGGTCAACAAACACGTCGTTTTACAGGTGTGAATGTAGAGCATCAATTCAATGAAAAATTTGTTTTGGGCGGTACATTATTAAATATGAACGAAAGACCTTTGACCCAAAAATCTACATACGGTGTAGAATCTGTAAACAATACTATTTTTGGATTAAATACTAACTTTTCTACTGAGGTGCCTTTCTTGACACGTATGGTGAATAAGTTACCAAATATTGATACAGATGTACCTTCTAATATTTCGGTAAGGGCAGAAATGGCGGCATTAATTCCTAGCTCACCTAAAAATGCTGATTTTGAAGGAGAGACTACTACTTACTTAGATGATTTTGAAGGAGCGCAGGCATTGATAGATATTAGAGCATCCCTTGGATGGTCTCTTGCCAGTATGCCTTTGGAATATGGTAATGGTGACCAACCTTTTGGTAGTTCTCCAGAAGATGCAAATAACCTGTTAAACGGTTATGGTAGGGCAAAGTTGTCTTGGTATACTATAGATCCTATATTCTTTACCACGCAAAGACCTGCCGAAATCAGTGATGATGATGTTTCAACCAATGCAACCCGTAGAGTATATATTGATGAAGTTTTTCCAGAGACAGATGTTGCTCAAGGTCAAACCCAAGTACAGTCTACATTAGATATGGTTTATTATCCAAATGCCAAGGGGCCGTACAATAATAATCCAGATTTTGACACTGAAGCTCCAACTGAAAAGTGGGGTGGTATGATGCGTTCTTTGAGCAGTACGGATTTTGAACAGAGTAACGTTGAATTCGTTCAATTTTGGGTAATGGACCCTTATGTTGATGGTATTGCAAATGGAGCGGGTGAATTAGTGCTTAACCTAGGTAATATTTCTGAAGATATTCTGCGTGACGGTAAAAAGCAATATGAAAACGGATTACCGGGGGTTGATAGTAATGATTTTGTTTCGCCTACCTCTTGGGGTGAAGTACCGGCAACACAATCTTTGGTGTATGCTTTTGATGCAGATGAAAACAATAGAGGTTTACAGGATATTGGTTTTGACGGTTTAGATGATGTACGTGAAGCGGATGTGTATACTAATAACGGTGGTGATGACCCTGCATTAGATAACTACGGATATTATTTAAATAGAGATGGTAGTATTTTAGATAGGTATTTAGATTTTAATAACCCGGAAGGGAATTCCCCTGTAACGGTAACGAATACGGATAGGGGTTCTACAACATTACCGGATGTGGAAGATGTTGATAGAGATTTAACCATGAATACGGTAAATAGTTATTATGAGTACCGTATTGCTATAAAGCCGAATACTACTATTAATGATGAATATGTAACCGATATTATTGAAGGCACCGCAACTGGTGATATTAGAATACCGAATGGTGATGAGGTTAATTACCGCTGGATTCAGTATAAAATTCCATTAAGCGACTTTACAGATGCTATTGGTGGTATTACGGATTTTAGATCTATTAGTTTTATGCGTATGTATATGACAGGTTTCAATAGCCCTACTATATTACGTTTTGCAACTTTGGATTTAGTTAGAGGAGATTGGCGTACGTATACAAATACTTTGCAAGACACAAATATTGACAGTGATCCTTCTGATGATGGTACTACCTTAGATGTAAATACGGTTAACATAGAAGAAAATAGTAGTAGAACACCAATACCATATGTGTTGCCTCCAGGTGTTGTTAGAGAGCAGTTAAATAATAACAATACTATTATTAGGCAGAACGAGCAATCACTTTCGTTGACGGTATCTAATCTAGAGTCTGAAGATTCTAGAGGGGTGTTCAAAAATTTGAATGTAGACATTCGTCAATATGAGAAATTGAAAATGTTTATTCATGCCGAAAAAATTATAGATAGTGATTATGCTGATACCTCTACACCTTTAGTTGGTTTCTTGCGTATGGGTACAGATTTCACTCAAAATTACTATCAAATAGAATTGCCGTTAGAGTTCACTCCTTTTACTGCAGTTGCAGATGATGAAATATGGCCAGAGAATAATGAGATGAATATTTTGCTTAGTGATTTAACGAAGGTGAAATCGCAATGGATTGCAGATGGTGATTTAACTGATGTTCGTTTCTTTGAAATTGAAAATGATGAAGTGATTCCTGTTGGTGAGTTTGATGTTCGTACTCCTGGTAGAATTCGTATCGGTATAAAAGGTAATCCGTCTTTAGGTAGTATACGTACCATGATGGTGGGTGTTAAAAACCAAGATATCTTACCGGCAAGAGGTGAAGTTTGGTTCAATGAACTTCGTCTTGCAGGATTGGATAATAATGGCGGTTGGGCGGCAATTGCCGCAGTAGATGGTAATATTGCAGATTTTGCCAATTTTAGTGCAACAGGTAGTAAGAGCACTTCTGGTTTTGGATCCATAGATCAAATGCCAAATGAACGTGCACGTGAAGATGCGGTTTCTTATGATGTAGTTACCAATGTTAATGTTGGGCAACTACTTCCTAAAAAGTGGGGAATTCAATTACCGTTCAATTACGGAATTTCTGAGCAATTAATTACTCCGGAGTTTGATCCTGTGTATGATGATTTAAAACTGGAAGATAGAATTGCGGCTGAAGATACCCAAGAAGGTAAGGATGATGTATTGGAACAAGCTGAAGATTATACTAAACGAACAAGCATTAATTTAATAGGTGTTCGTAAAGATCGTGGAGAAGAAGCAGATGCCAATTTCTACGATATAGAAAACTTCACCTTTAATTATAGTTACAACGAAACTGATCATAGAGATTTTGAAATTGCCGAATTAAAAGAACAAAATGTAAATACAGGTTTTGTGTATAATCACAGTTTTGAACCGCTAGAGGTTGCTCCGTTTGCTAAAAAGGATTCACTTTTTAATGGTAAGTACTGGCAGTGGTTAAAAGATTTGAATCTGAATTTGTTGCCTTCAAACATTGGGGTTACATCTAATATTAATAGGCAGTTTAACGCTCAACGTTTTAGAGATGTGTATACTGATGGTGAAGACAGAATAGAATTACCAGAGCTTCAACAACGTAATTATTTATTTAATTGGCAGTACGCGATCAACTATAATTTGACAAAATCGTTGCGATTAAATTTAACAGGTTCCAATAATAATATTGTTAGAAATTATTTAAATGAGGATGAGCCTGTAGAATCAATAGATAGGATTAGGAATGAATTAGGTTTATGGGACGGCTTTTTTGATGTGGGTGAACCAAACAGACATTCTCAACAAATGCAGCTGAATTATGAAGTTCCTTTTTCTAAAATACCTGCGTTAGACTTTATAAGTACTCAATATTCATATACTAGTAATTTTGATTGGCAAAGAGGGGGCGATGCACTTTTTGAAGTAGCAGGTGAATATATAAACACGGTGCAAAATGCAAATACACATACGTTGACATCGTCTTTGACCATGCAGAAGTTTTATGATTTAATCGGACTCAAAAAACGTGAGGCTCCTAGGGCATCTACCACCGGACCAATACGAAGAGATAAATCTGGAGCATTATCCGAAGATCAAGAAAAGATTAAAGGTAAGACAAGTGATTTGTTCAATACCGTTGTGGATATTGTTACCATGGTAAAACGAGTGAATTTCAACTATAGCGAAAACAATGGTACGGTGCTTCCGGGTTATACGCAATCTGTTGGTTTCGTTGGTACTACCAAACCAACTATTGGTTTCCTATTTGGTAGTCAGTCAGATGTGCGTTATGAAGCCGCTAGAAATGGTTGGTTAACAGGTTTTCAGGAATTTAACGAGCAATTCATCCAAAGAACAAATAAACAGTTGAATATTACCGCCACGGCTCAACCAACAAAAGATATAACTATTGATTTGGTGGCAGACAGGCAATATTCAGATAGTTATCAGGAGAATTTTAATGTTGTAGATCAAGAATATAACCTTCAGTTGGGTAACAATTATGGTAGTTTTAGTATTTCTACTATGATGATCGGTACTGCATTTGGAAAGAGTGATGAATTTGATTCAAGTACTTTTCAGCAGTTTAAGGATAACAGAATTACCATAGCGAATAGATTGATTTCTGATAGATCACAACCGGTAGGTGATTTGGATGAAGATGGTTTTCCTCAGTTATATGGTAAAACTCAACAAGATGTATTGTTGCCGGCGTTTTTTGCTGCATATACGGGACAAGATGCTGAACGTGTAAATCTAGATACGTTTAGAGATATTCCAATACCAAACTGGAGTATTAAATATACAGGGCTTATGAAGAGCAAGTGGTTTAAAAAGAAATTTAAGCGTTTTTCTTTAAGTCATGGGTATCGTGCATCATATAGTATAAACTCGTACCAAACAAACTTAGAAAAGGTACAGTTAATTAGCGATGGCCAAGATGCTATTAATGCAGAGAACCTAGATATATTGCCAGATTTGATTTTAAATAATGTGGTGCTTACAGATCAATTTAACCCGTTAATTCGAGTAGATTTTGAAATGAAAAATTCTGTTAGTGTATTGGCAGAAGTAAGAACAGATAGAGCATTATCATTAAGTTTCGATAATGATTTAATGACCGAAATCAATGGTAAGGAATATACGGTTGGTTTAGGATATCGTTTTAAAGATGTAAAATTTGTAACCAATATAGGAGGAAACAAAACAAGGTTAAAGGGCGATTTAAACTTAAAAGCTGATTTAACTTTACGTGATAACATTACTATTATTAGAAATTTAGATATCAATAATAACCAAATAACCTCTGGTCAAAATCTAATGTCATTGAAATTTACGGCAGATTATGCCTTAAGTAAGAACTT